From Streptomyces sp. Edi4, one genomic window encodes:
- a CDS encoding carbohydrate-binding protein, with protein sequence MNRRRSTLATAILFATAAALASTRGAQPAAARPAPSPTVIPSPDAPHRGTVAGVRTPDHDPARDRAVAALKKGRASGFRKDDAEPTHNWWGVFPRPGTHDGITATHTVDPSYRVTDADNFTYAPTTKAQNSCMEVVTAYWNSGDEIWAWDWCGAGGPARTVAVDAAFKAKYTQPAGKELAYSVQLVRDSAATNSWSSYLYNYRSTQWELLYRQSGQDQSGLDHGWDMFEIYASVNPATGAGYYCSEARDTVFDSSSIQLRQGGTWKPASPADAPWTEQNPDGSEFLCPGLNFIQAGADDHWTVRQ encoded by the coding sequence ATGAACCGACGCAGATCCACCCTGGCGACCGCCATCCTGTTCGCGACCGCCGCCGCGCTCGCGTCCACGCGGGGCGCCCAGCCCGCCGCCGCCCGTCCTGCCCCCTCCCCCACCGTCATCCCCTCCCCCGACGCGCCCCACCGGGGCACGGTCGCCGGCGTGCGAACCCCGGACCACGATCCCGCCCGGGACCGCGCCGTCGCGGCGCTCAAGAAGGGGCGCGCCAGCGGATTCCGCAAGGACGACGCCGAGCCCACGCACAACTGGTGGGGCGTCTTCCCCCGGCCCGGCACCCACGACGGCATCACCGCGACCCACACCGTCGACCCCTCCTACCGGGTCACCGACGCCGACAACTTCACCTACGCGCCGACCACCAAGGCCCAGAACTCGTGCATGGAGGTGGTCACCGCCTACTGGAACAGCGGCGACGAGATATGGGCGTGGGACTGGTGCGGGGCGGGCGGCCCGGCCAGGACGGTCGCCGTCGACGCGGCCTTCAAGGCCAAGTACACCCAGCCCGCCGGCAAGGAACTCGCCTACAGCGTCCAGCTGGTGCGCGACAGCGCCGCCACCAACTCCTGGTCCTCCTACCTGTACAACTACCGCTCCACGCAATGGGAGTTGCTGTACCGCCAGTCCGGCCAGGACCAGAGCGGCCTCGATCACGGCTGGGACATGTTCGAGATCTACGCGAGCGTCAACCCTGCCACCGGCGCCGGCTACTACTGCTCGGAGGCCCGCGACACCGTCTTCGACAGCAGCTCCATACAGCTGCGCCAGGGCGGCACCTGGAAGCCCGCGAGCCCGGCCGACGCGCCGTGGACCGAGCAGAACCCGGACGGCTCGGAATTCCTGTGCCCCGGCCTGAACTTCATCCAGGCCGGCGCGGACGACCACTGGACGGTGCGCCAGTAA
- a CDS encoding LysR family transcriptional regulator substrate-binding protein has product MTGSEEPPSFRLAYVPGVTPSKWVRIWNERLPEVPLILAAVSAAQAPDVLRAREADAGFVRLPIDRTDLSAIPLYTETTVVVVPKDHLVAAVEEISAEELADEIVLHPLDDTLDWERPPGRAALERPATTEDAVELVAAGIGLLVVPQSLARLYHRKDLTYRTVTGVPESRIALSWAEEEVTPGLVEEFIGIVRGRTVNSTRGRTPTPPQPKQKRADKGGAPRKAAAGKSSGKTAGKSGGKNARGGAAAPKSGAKRAKPRRRP; this is encoded by the coding sequence GTGACAGGCTCGGAAGAACCCCCATCGTTCCGGCTCGCCTACGTTCCGGGTGTGACGCCGAGCAAGTGGGTGCGGATCTGGAACGAGCGGCTGCCGGAAGTCCCCCTCATCCTCGCCGCGGTCTCCGCCGCCCAGGCGCCCGACGTGCTGCGCGCCCGCGAGGCAGACGCGGGGTTCGTGCGGCTGCCGATCGACCGTACGGATCTCAGCGCGATCCCGCTGTACACCGAGACGACGGTCGTCGTGGTCCCCAAGGACCACCTCGTCGCCGCGGTCGAGGAGATCTCGGCAGAGGAGCTGGCCGACGAGATCGTGCTGCACCCGCTCGATGACACCCTGGACTGGGAGCGCCCCCCGGGCCGGGCTGCCCTTGAGCGTCCCGCCACCACCGAGGACGCCGTCGAGCTGGTGGCGGCCGGAATCGGGCTCCTTGTCGTGCCGCAGTCGCTCGCGCGCCTCTACCACCGCAAGGACCTCACCTACCGGACGGTCACGGGCGTACCCGAGTCCCGGATCGCGCTGTCGTGGGCGGAGGAGGAGGTCACGCCCGGCCTGGTGGAGGAATTCATCGGGATCGTCCGTGGCCGCACCGTCAACAGCACCCGCGGCCGTACGCCGACGCCGCCCCAGCCCAAACAGAAGCGCGCCGACAAGGGCGGCGCCCCGCGCAAGGCCGCCGCGGGCAAGTCGTCCGGCAAGACCGCCGGCAAGTCCGGCGGCAAGAACGCGCGGGGCGGGGCGGCCGCACCGAAGAGCGGCGCCAAGCGCGCCAAACCCCGCCGCCGCCCCTGA
- a CDS encoding GMC oxidoreductase produces the protein MSDTTMHHTGSQGVSRRRFIAGTGSLLGAAALLGHGAVAQARPLARTASIGDGAHAPALVIGTGYGGSVAALRLAQAGVDVQMIEMGMAWDTPGSDGKIFCATTAPDYRSYWLRTRTKQPLSNFFGIPIDRSIPRYTGILDAEDFSGITVYQGRGVGGGSLVNGGMAVTPKRENFGAILPSVNPEEMYATYYPRANAGLGSGLIDPAWFDTVDCYQFARVGRKQALRSGFPFTFVPDVYDWDYMKQEAAGTVPKSAVAGEILYGNNYGKKSLQKTYLAQAGATGRVAISPLHRVTSVSPGPGGAYTVVIEQLNTGGDVIATKTVTADRVFFAAGSVGTSKLLVTLKATGALPRLNGEVGRGWGDNGNVMCGRANYLWDPTGMVQAAIPCGGIDNWNAGGAFAEVAPLPTGIETYASFYLSITKNPNRGTFSWNPATGQVDLDWRTAWKQASIDMAKTIFDKINATEGTIYRTDLFGVYKVWNDTLTYHPLGGAVLDRATDNYGRLQEYPGLYVIDGSLIPGNTSVNPFVTITALAERNIEKIIAVDLA, from the coding sequence ATGAGTGACACTACCATGCACCATACGGGTTCCCAGGGTGTATCACGCCGAAGATTCATCGCTGGAACAGGTTCTCTTCTGGGGGCGGCGGCTCTCCTCGGCCATGGCGCCGTGGCCCAGGCGCGGCCCCTCGCCCGGACCGCCTCCATCGGGGACGGCGCGCACGCCCCCGCCCTCGTGATCGGCACCGGCTACGGCGGCTCGGTCGCGGCCCTGCGGCTGGCCCAGGCCGGTGTCGACGTGCAGATGATCGAGATGGGGATGGCGTGGGACACCCCGGGCTCGGACGGCAAGATCTTCTGCGCCACGACCGCGCCGGACTACCGTTCCTACTGGCTGCGCACCAGGACGAAGCAGCCGCTGAGCAACTTCTTCGGCATCCCGATCGACCGGTCGATCCCCCGCTACACCGGCATCCTGGACGCCGAGGACTTCAGCGGGATCACCGTCTACCAGGGGCGCGGCGTCGGCGGCGGCTCGCTCGTCAACGGGGGCATGGCGGTCACGCCCAAGCGGGAGAACTTCGGCGCCATCCTGCCGTCGGTCAACCCCGAGGAGATGTACGCCACTTACTATCCGCGCGCCAACGCGGGACTCGGCTCGGGGCTCATCGACCCGGCCTGGTTCGACACGGTGGACTGCTACCAGTTCGCCCGCGTCGGCCGCAAGCAGGCCCTGCGCTCCGGCTTCCCGTTCACGTTCGTGCCCGATGTGTACGACTGGGACTACATGAAACAGGAGGCGGCCGGAACCGTGCCCAAGTCGGCCGTCGCGGGCGAGATCCTGTACGGCAACAACTACGGCAAGAAGTCGTTGCAGAAGACCTACCTGGCCCAGGCCGGGGCGACCGGAAGGGTCGCCATCTCCCCGCTGCACCGGGTCACTTCGGTGTCGCCCGGCCCGGGCGGCGCCTACACGGTCGTCATCGAGCAGCTGAACACCGGCGGCGACGTCATCGCCACCAAAACCGTCACCGCCGACCGGGTGTTCTTCGCGGCGGGCAGCGTCGGCACCAGCAAACTCCTGGTCACACTGAAGGCCACCGGCGCGCTGCCCCGCCTCAACGGCGAAGTGGGCCGTGGCTGGGGCGACAACGGCAACGTCATGTGCGGACGCGCCAACTATCTGTGGGACCCCACCGGTATGGTCCAGGCCGCGATCCCCTGCGGCGGCATCGACAACTGGAACGCCGGAGGCGCCTTCGCCGAGGTCGCCCCGCTGCCCACCGGCATCGAGACGTACGCCTCGTTCTACCTCTCGATCACCAAGAACCCCAACCGTGGCACGTTCTCCTGGAACCCCGCGACCGGCCAGGTGGACCTGGACTGGCGGACCGCCTGGAAGCAGGCGTCCATCGACATGGCCAAAACCATCTTCGACAAGATCAACGCCACGGAGGGGACGATCTACCGCACCGATCTGTTCGGCGTCTACAAGGTCTGGAACGACACCCTCACCTACCACCCGCTGGGCGGTGCCGTACTCGACAGAGCGACCGACAACTACGGCCGCCTGCAAGAATATCCGGGTCTGTACGTCATCGACGGCTCGTTGATCCCGGGCAACACCAGCGTCAATCCGTTCGTCACCATCACGGCGCTCGCCGAACGGAACATCGAGAAGATCATCGCCGTCGATCTCGCGTGA
- a CDS encoding flavin reductase family protein — translation MERFLDRLDCPMYVVTATAGQERAGCLVGFASQCSMVPVRFMVWLSKANRTYRVARSADVLAVHQLSRAQYGLAEHFGGLTGDECDKFADVAWHEGPAGTVLLDDAPAWFVGRVEERTDGGDHVGFLLSPLEAEAPAPSGDAEVFRLSDSAGIEAGHPAQDA, via the coding sequence ATGGAGAGGTTCCTCGACCGCCTGGACTGTCCGATGTACGTCGTGACAGCGACCGCGGGCCAGGAGCGCGCCGGGTGCCTGGTGGGGTTCGCCTCGCAGTGCTCCATGGTGCCCGTGCGGTTCATGGTGTGGCTGTCGAAGGCCAACAGGACGTACCGGGTGGCCCGTTCGGCCGATGTTCTCGCCGTGCACCAGCTGAGCCGCGCGCAGTACGGACTCGCGGAGCACTTCGGCGGGCTTACGGGTGACGAGTGCGACAAGTTCGCCGATGTCGCCTGGCACGAGGGCCCCGCCGGTACGGTTCTGCTCGACGACGCCCCGGCCTGGTTCGTGGGCCGGGTGGAGGAACGCACGGACGGCGGCGACCACGTGGGCTTCCTGCTCAGCCCCCTGGAGGCCGAGGCCCCCGCGCCGTCAGGTGACGCGGAGGTGTTCCGGCTGAGCGACAGCGCGGGCATCGAGGCCGGGCATCCGGCGCAGGACGCCTGA
- a CDS encoding NAD(P)/FAD-dependent oxidoreductase has protein sequence MNSAVEGGRREIHDVVVIGGGAAGLSGALTLGRARRSVLVIDAGEPRNAPAHGVHTYLGREGVAPGELLATGRAEVLGYGGQFLSGTATGAERDGDGFRVRLADGQEVRARRLLVTTGLVDELPDVPGLAGLWGSDVLHCPYCHGWEVRDRAIGVLGTGPLAVHQALLWRQWSEDVTLFLHTMDDPDDQQYEELAARGVRVVVGEVTALETREGRLHGVRLASGTLMSRQVLAVATKLVARAGVLGSLGLEPADLEMAGAVIGSHIPADVTGATEVPGVWVAGNVASPLDQVVVAAAAGVRAGAAINADLIAEETRRAVRARLEPFSAQLEREVCEVVLGDRRHGL, from the coding sequence ATGAACAGTGCTGTCGAGGGTGGCCGTCGGGAGATCCATGACGTGGTGGTGATCGGGGGCGGAGCGGCCGGACTGAGCGGGGCGCTCACCCTGGGCCGGGCCCGGCGCTCGGTCCTGGTGATCGACGCGGGCGAGCCCCGCAACGCCCCGGCCCACGGCGTCCACACCTATCTTGGCCGCGAGGGTGTGGCGCCCGGCGAACTCCTGGCGACGGGCCGGGCCGAAGTGCTCGGCTACGGCGGGCAGTTCCTGAGCGGCACGGCGACCGGCGCCGAGCGCGACGGGGACGGTTTCCGGGTCCGCCTCGCCGACGGACAGGAGGTGCGCGCCCGCCGCCTCCTGGTCACCACGGGCCTGGTAGACGAGCTCCCCGATGTTCCCGGCCTCGCCGGGCTGTGGGGCAGCGATGTGCTGCACTGCCCCTACTGTCACGGCTGGGAGGTGCGGGACCGGGCGATCGGCGTCCTTGGCACCGGGCCGCTCGCCGTGCACCAGGCCCTGCTGTGGCGGCAGTGGAGCGAGGATGTCACGCTCTTCCTGCACACCATGGACGATCCCGACGACCAGCAGTACGAGGAGCTGGCCGCCCGGGGCGTGCGCGTCGTGGTCGGCGAGGTGACCGCGTTGGAGACGAGGGAGGGGCGTCTGCACGGTGTGCGACTGGCCAGCGGCACTCTGATGTCTCGTCAGGTGCTCGCGGTGGCAACGAAGTTGGTGGCGCGCGCGGGAGTGCTCGGCTCGCTCGGCCTTGAGCCGGCGGACCTGGAGATGGCGGGAGCCGTCATCGGCAGCCACATTCCGGCCGATGTGACCGGCGCGACCGAGGTGCCCGGTGTGTGGGTGGCGGGTAATGTCGCGAGCCCGCTGGATCAGGTCGTCGTAGCGGCGGCCGCCGGAGTGCGCGCCGGGGCGGCGATCAACGCCGATCTGATCGCGGAGGAGACCCGCCGGGCTGTCCGGGCCCGTCTGGAACCGTTCTCCGCGCAGCTGGAGCGCGAGGTCTGCGAGGTGGTGCTCGGCGACCGGCGCCACGGCCTGTGA
- a CDS encoding DUF5997 family protein, translating to MTSHQTTQTMKPATAAKKLGVYLEATPAEFQEGVVSRTELNALQSDPPQWLQDLRSTGPHPRPVVAAKLGVSIAGLARGGVTDALTTEQIEALKQENPEWLRKERATQAEVRKETVRIKEKQKEKSAQQTEQPRGPRA from the coding sequence ATGACGTCGCACCAGACCACCCAGACGATGAAGCCCGCCACCGCGGCGAAGAAGCTGGGTGTGTACCTCGAGGCCACCCCCGCCGAGTTCCAGGAGGGCGTGGTCTCGCGCACCGAGCTGAACGCGTTGCAGAGCGACCCGCCCCAGTGGCTCCAGGACCTGCGAAGCACCGGCCCGCACCCCCGCCCGGTGGTCGCGGCCAAGCTCGGCGTCTCGATCGCGGGTCTCGCGCGCGGCGGAGTCACCGACGCCCTCACCACGGAGCAGATCGAGGCCCTGAAGCAGGAGAACCCGGAGTGGCTGCGCAAGGAGCGCGCCACCCAGGCGGAGGTCCGCAAGGAGACTGTTCGCATCAAGGAGAAGCAGAAGGAGAAGAGCGCGCAGCAGACCGAGCAGCCCCGGGGCCCGCGCGCCTGA
- a CDS encoding dihydrodipicolinate reductase, whose amino-acid sequence MISTVVWGTGNVGRAAIRAVDAHPALRLTAVLVHDRAKVGRDAGELAGMDAMLGVRATDDIEAVLAAGPRAVVYASSGDTRPDDALADACRAIRAGAVVVTSALYPLYDPVGAPSKLRDPVLAAVAAGGGSLFVSGVDPGWANDVLPLLISGLGSTVDAIRCQEIFDYSAYEQEESVRHLIGMGHPMEYEPLMLAPSVPAMVWGGQLRLIARALGIELDDIDETVERRPLGATVRTRTMGTFTAGTQGAVRFEVRGIVGGEPRLVIEHITRIHPSCAPDWPAPPDGGDGAHRVVIEGRPRISVTVEASDEGENRSAGGNATAAGRLVNAIDWLVAARPGLYDALDIPLRPAAGGLGRKQR is encoded by the coding sequence ATGATTTCCACGGTTGTCTGGGGCACCGGCAACGTCGGCCGTGCGGCGATACGCGCCGTCGACGCCCACCCCGCGCTGCGGCTCACGGCCGTCCTCGTCCACGACCGGGCCAAGGTGGGCCGCGACGCGGGTGAACTCGCCGGGATGGACGCCATGTTGGGCGTGCGGGCCACCGACGACATCGAGGCGGTCCTGGCCGCCGGGCCACGGGCCGTGGTGTACGCGTCGTCGGGCGACACCCGGCCCGACGACGCGCTCGCCGATGCCTGCCGGGCGATCCGGGCGGGCGCCGTGGTGGTCACCTCCGCGCTGTACCCGCTCTACGACCCCGTCGGCGCCCCGTCCAAGCTCCGGGACCCGGTGCTCGCCGCCGTCGCGGCGGGCGGCGGGTCGCTGTTCGTCTCGGGTGTCGATCCTGGCTGGGCAAACGACGTACTGCCGTTGCTCATCAGCGGCCTCGGCAGCACCGTGGACGCGATCCGCTGTCAGGAGATCTTCGACTACTCCGCCTATGAGCAGGAGGAGTCGGTCCGCCACCTCATCGGCATGGGCCACCCCATGGAGTACGAGCCCCTGATGCTCGCCCCGTCCGTCCCGGCCATGGTGTGGGGCGGCCAACTCCGGCTGATAGCACGCGCGTTGGGCATCGAGCTCGACGACATCGACGAGACCGTGGAACGCCGTCCCCTGGGCGCGACGGTACGCACCCGCACGATGGGCACCTTCACGGCGGGCACCCAGGGCGCGGTGCGGTTCGAGGTGCGGGGCATCGTCGGCGGTGAGCCACGCCTGGTGATCGAGCACATCACCCGTATCCACCCCTCCTGCGCCCCCGACTGGCCCGCGCCGCCCGACGGCGGTGACGGGGCACACCGCGTCGTCATCGAGGGGCGGCCGCGCATCTCGGTCACGGTCGAGGCGAGCGACGAGGGCGAGAACCGGTCGGCGGGCGGCAACGCCACCGCGGCCGGCCGTCTGGTCAACGCCATCGACTGGCTCGTGGCCGCCCGTCCCGGGCTCTACGACGCGCTCGACATCCCGCTGCGTCCGGCAGCCGGGGGACTGGGAAGGAAGCAACGATGA
- a CDS encoding carboxymuconolactone decarboxylase family protein, with product MRIDIPEGQEPIGYVWGDMVPGIGPAAADFSLSVYAHTTLGLREFEAARLRVAQINGCRFCLDWRTDRDGEKVEESFADAVTQWRTTDAFDERTRLAAEYAERYAVDHHGLDEEFWARMTAHYSQVEIVELSMSIGSWLAFGRLNHVLGLDSVCVLPTT from the coding sequence ATGAGGATCGACATCCCCGAGGGCCAGGAGCCCATCGGGTACGTGTGGGGCGACATGGTCCCCGGCATCGGCCCGGCCGCCGCCGACTTCTCCCTGTCCGTCTACGCCCATACCACCCTCGGGCTGCGGGAGTTCGAGGCCGCGCGCCTGCGCGTCGCGCAGATCAACGGCTGCCGGTTCTGTCTCGACTGGCGCACCGACCGGGACGGCGAGAAGGTCGAGGAGTCGTTCGCCGACGCGGTCACCCAGTGGCGCACCACCGACGCCTTCGACGAGCGCACGCGCCTCGCGGCCGAGTACGCCGAGCGCTACGCCGTGGACCACCACGGGCTCGACGAGGAGTTCTGGGCGCGGATGACCGCGCACTACAGCCAGGTGGAGATCGTGGAGCTGAGCATGAGCATCGGCTCCTGGCTCGCGTTCGGCCGGCTCAACCATGTGCTCGGTCTCGACTCCGTATGCGTCCTTCCCACCACCTGA